ccccaaaaaaaaagttaatgaatCCGACCACTAGTTTTGAAGAACATTGTTGAAATCTATTTTGTTGtaatcatttacatgttataaaccatcaaaatatggaccattagaaggaaaggcacattttctaaaactaataaaaatgtttaaaattcaaaaatctaaatttgtcaaaactgcaaACAAACTTTGTCGAcaatgtcccaaggaagatacatctAAAATATGAAACGACTCTGACCTTTAGTTTCATCTGTGTTCTTAAGACATTGCtgacaaagacaacgatgaaggtgatgatgatgatgaagatgacatcGGACACAGATCGTTAACGGTAGTTCATGTCGTATCGGCCGGTGACGTGAAATAAAGTTTGGACTAAACTCTGACCAGAGGACGGAGCCGAGACCAGAACCCTGAAACAGCAGTGATCTGACGAATACGAGAATGAGGCTGAAACGTACGGAAAAACAGGCGGAGAATCTGCATCGTCATGGAAACAGAGGAGATGGATGTCAGCGTTTCAGGTTTGAGTCAAACACAAACGTGGTGACAGACGGTGAATGAAGCATCGTTAAGTGAAAATACGCAGCGTTAACAGTTGAAACTGAGTTATATTTagttgtagtttgataaatgacagacgtttgtttttctgttcagttaatgatacatttggctgaaaaagtcactgttcagcgccgaagaaaaacagaaaaacatcccataatatcaGATAGAATCTAAACACTGCCTCGGACGAAGACAAAACCCGCAGACATCCTGAAGACGATCAGAtcagcagaaaacagaaaaatccaGACTGAAAGCAGCATCTGTGCAGGTTAAACTCAGGGTTTTTTAGTAAAACTTTAGTTTAAAACGGCTGCATTAAGAGCAAATCTGGTGGAAACTGGATTCACTGCCTCTTTAAAACCAAATATTTCACATCATATCAAACTCAAAACTCAGCTTAAGTCTGAACGCTGCATGAATCTGATTGGACCGTTGGGTATTTTTAACGTATTATTGCTGTGATACAGGATAAAAACTGTTATTGtctatttttagatttttatccGTCTGAACGTACTCGGCATCAACACGTTAACGGTCTGAAACTGACAGAGTGTGGATGTTTCATTATTACTGGATTGTGACCAAATATGGGCTGAAATAGTAGAAAAATAACAACATGATGAATTTGACAGGATACTttcaactacaaaaaaaaaaaaaacaaagtcccacATTAACTCgacaatgaaataaaagaatgaacCCATGACCTGTATCTGgaaaacatgattttttcacATGATAAACGACTAATTAgccagaaaatgagcaaaaatgacctccaaacttttcacttagttttattatagtttttccccacatttgtCCTCTCAATGATGCGTTCAAGGACAGATTAAAGAATCAGACGAATAAATAACCTCAAACCCAAGATGCTCTCTGTCTTTTCGAAGCCATTAATTGTTCATTGTCTGACTTTATGTCACCAGTACATAACAAAAGTAGATATGACAAGGTCCTTGAACACATCACAAAGGACAAAATGCTCCCAGCTGCTGGAAAATCTCATTGTCAGTTTTTAGAATCAGCTAAAACACAGAATCCTCAACTCCAGGACGCTCTTTATCTTTtcgatgttcttttttttttttttttttttttgccgacaCATTACATTTGCAGATATAAAAGGGTCCTTGAATGCATCAGAAAGCACAAAAACATTCCTAACTCacttatatttgtgtttttaagaCTCGGGCTTTTATCTGTAAATGAAAGGAAAAGTTTCTATTGATGCTGAATGGTATTTTCTGTggttaaatgtataaaaacagcAGAATGCGGTCCTTTAAATGGCACAACGCTGACCCTCACACCTCTCCATTTCAGACCTGCAGCCTCTGAAGGCATCGCCGTCCACTCGGACATGAAAGAGGATGATGAAACCTTCCTTAAACTCTGTCACTTTCGCTCAAAGCTGAAGAATGAAACTGCTCTTTTTGTCCTTCTGTTATAAATCTGAACAAAATGATTACTCTGCTTCagagtgtggggggggggggggttgatggtgGGATGGGGGTGCAGCCGGACTTTTACAGCATCCACAGTTAACGTTGCATCATTTGGTGCAGAGACGGGGATCCTTCGGTAACACTCTGCTGCAGCATCAGCCAGGCTTCGTTATTGCTTAATCACAGTCAGATGAAAGTAGTCGCCGGACATTTACGTGTCTGTGAACTCaccactgaaccccccccccccagttcgcTCTGCTGCCTCACATCCAAGCCCTTATTTAGAAAACACCCATGACTCTTTACACGTAGctctgttaaaaaaacaaaaacaaaaaacacaacaacaatgtAATTTACCAGCTTTTGTTGAGCATCTCTACTTGACAAATTGAGTTTGCCCAGTTGTCATGGCGACCGGAGACACAGGATGTAACTTCATCGATCATGAGACAGCGAGTGAAAGGCCTGCGGATCATTAGACTTCAGCAGGAGTTAATTTGTGAAAAACATGCGCCGGCAGCTGCTCTGACTGTCATTTTAATTATCGATCAGGAGGCTGATTACCCACATCGATGGCTCTTTTTGCGGAAAATGTCAAACGTTTGCACAAATTTCCCACCGATGATTTATGTAAACATCGGACCGTCTGAAgggaaacaagaagaaaaaaaaaaaaaaacagccggaCTGGACGTTTTCAGGATCAATCGCAGTGAATGATTATTTTGCTTGAAAGTGAAATAAAACTAAATCACAGCGATGAAAAACCCACGAAGTTTGACgaatatttcctgttttttttctccctcaggCTTCGTTTCCACTCGAAGCTgacatgttattttatttattgatcaggAAGTTGATTATTCTGTAAATGATCAGATCAGCTGCTGTGGTTTTCCCACAGATGAGTCGTGTAAACAGCTTCCTTTCCTCAACTCAACCTTACATTTCAGAATTGGATTCATGATCAATTAAAGCGATCAATCAGTTATTTTGGTCCAAAGTCATAAATTAAACTGAATGAAATCTTCCATCGGGGAACAGTGATGAAAAATGTTATTCTCCTCAAAATATGACAGATATTTCACGTGTTTCAGCTCGTccaggcttcaaaactcatatttTAATTATTGATCAGGAAGTTGATTATTCTGTAAATGATCAGATCAGCCGCTGTGGTTTTCCCACAGATGAGTCGTGTAAACAGCTTCATTTACGGGACCTGTCAGCCCGAAACAAGCGTCTGCCGTCGCATCTTTACATTTCAGAATCTGATTAATAATCAATCAAAGTGATTGATCAGTTATTTTGGTCCAAAGTCATGAATAAAACTGGATGAAATCTTCCATCAGGgcctttttttaatgaaaacacagggatgaaaaatgttattttcctCAAAATATGACAGATGTTTCATGTGTTTCAGCTCGTCCAGGCTTCAAAAGTCATATTTTAATTATTGATCAGGAAGTTGATTATTCTGTAAATGATGAATCAATGGATTTTCCAACAGAtccatacattttttaaatatattggattattatttgttttatttgttctaATATTTGAtacaatgttgtttttttgtttcttgtacAGTGACCgtgatacaataataataataataataataataataataataataataataataataataataataataatctgcttCTTTAAAGTCCATTATTAGGTGTTAATCGTCTCATATCCAACCCACAGTGATGTGGTTATTACGGTCGTAAAATTAAACTCCACTCTCCGATGTTGTGACATTCGACTCTTTCATGACTACGttccctttttccttttttttttttcgtttttcgcTTCAGTTTGATCGATGTTCATTTCGCTGGTTCAGTCGAGTCTGTTTTTGCTGAAAATGCTCAGATTCGACTCTTTCTTGTCGTCCGGCGGGAGTTTCTGCTGATGTTTTCTGGGCTTGTGACACCGCCATCTGCTGGTGTAAACCTAGAACAGCGTGGATATCAAAATatatgtatgaaataaataaaactgaatgtaTTCTGTTGATAATTTTAGCCACTTTCAGTTTCCAAAGCCTCAGTTTTACCATTTTAccttattttcagtgctggtgaGTGTTTTTTTCAAACATCGTATTGTTATTTGCTGTAGCCTTAGCCATCCTCGTAAGATGCTGGTATCTTATTTTCCTTTTCTATGTTGGGTTTTGGCCATGTGACCCCTGGTGCTTACTTTACCTCGTTTGACTGATTAATTCCTTCATTTTCCTGCTTGGCACTGGACATTTTGTTCTACATTTGTGGTAACAAGTGTTAAAAAATGACCTAATCACAAACCGTTGGCAAAAATTGGCATTTGTCAGTGGTTTTTTTCGCAATAAAGCcagaaaaaacagtaatatttgcAGCAGATTCGACTCCTCACAGCAGGTGGAACCACTTTCCATGTGTCCAAAAAGCTAAATTGTGATTAAATACTTGTGTTCTTATCAGGTCGCCATGTAAATCCGTTGGAATCTCTGACCGGAATGACCTCGGCTGGACTGAATAAATACTGTGTTCTTGCTCAGGCTTCATTATCTGCATATTTTTAACGTTAGTGGAGCTGGTTTGGAGTCAAAGCTTAAAAAAAGATGAATTCATTTAAGAGAGCTGAGGAAGTAAACAGGCAAATCTGCCGCTTCAGCCAAACATCCTCAGACTTTTCTCTGTCAGGTCAGATTTTCtgcacagtgtgtttgtgtttgttcgaACTGAGCTGAGAGaggttttttttcccactttgctTATAATTAGTCTGACATTTGGATGCATTTAGACGTGTGTGTGAAGTCCTAAACCAGTTAGAGTCCTCGTGGTTACAGATGTCTGAGAGGGGGCCCATGAATAATTCAGACGATTCACTTAAGTATCTGAAACATACAAATGGCTAAATTAAAGGAGTGCATGAATTACTAATTCGAGGGAATAATTGATCAGAAGTCCCAAATCGAACTCCCACTGGGCTCATGGACGCTCCGTTAATGCTTCAGATACCAATATGGTATAAAAGGACATTCATGTGTTAGTGTGGACGGAGCCCAGGGGCCCAATACAAAACCCTCCAAAACACTCAACGCCATCAAACCCCTGGTCCTCTTTTGGAAAcagagaccagaccaggaccaggaccaggacccggacctggaccaggaccagacctggAGTCAGTTCAGGTCGGGATCTGGATCTCTGTGAGTTAAATCCAGGCATCGAGTCAAAGTGCAACAGGCGGGGACGTCAGATCAAAGCACTCCGAACAAAGCTGCTTCTACAATCCAccagacctcctcctcctcctcctcctcctcctcctcctcctcttcatcgccTTCATTCCTTCTCCTCGTTCTGCTTCTGAAATCGGAGCTTGTTTTGATCTGTCGGCGGGAAAAGCCCAGCGTTCCCCAGAAATGAGTCCACGTGCCTCAGAGTCGTGGTCAGAAAAATAACCACAGCTTATGACCGAGTCTGACTCCGCCCCCTTCGATGCTCAGTAGTTTCCGGTCTCTGTCACTGGCGACGTCGCTGTGTTTGGGAGAAACAGTGGTTTGGGTGGGATCTGTGGTTTGAGTGACGCCGTCCTACGTATGACAGCGGCACGCTGAACATGTGGCCCCTCGCTGTAGCTGTGCTGCCGCGTCAGGCAGGCGCTAGCGACAACTGGCCGCTGGCTGTCGCCGCCGCTCGGCGGGCCGTTGCTGTTGTTGGTGTTCATCCGGGCCAGGAAGTGTGCGTGCGATGATGTGCCACGCTGGTTGAAACTGTGGTGGCGAGGCACGGCGCCACCGCTGCTGCCCATCTTTATGAGCGGCTGACGCTGCGAATGATGGCGCGTCACCGAGACGGCGCTTCTTTCCGGAATGACCTGCTGCTGGAGCggagtggaggaagaggaggaggaggaggaggggacggacgtggaggaggtggggttattagaggaggaggaggaggaagaggaggaggtggagctctTGGCGAGGCCGTCGCTCGGCAGTGTTGTCGTACTAAAGTACGATTCCGGCTCCGGGATCTGCTGCTGGTGATGGTGACCGCCGCCTCCGGCTCCGCCCCCGCCTCCACCACCAGCACCACTGCCGTTGCTGTTGTTGTTATgatggttgctatggtgatggCTGTGGTTGTAGTGGTGGGTGCGCGTCTGgctgtggtggtggtgatggtggtggtgagcGCCTCCAGACGCTGCTGGGAACAGCGAGGACGTGGAGGTGGACGTCAGGACTTTGATGCCTCCGGTTCCCGACGCGCTGACCTCGTGGATGTGCTTCAGGAGCTCGTCCAGCGCCGACACGTCCACCACCGCCTGAGGCAGGGACTGCTGGGAGCTATGGTGATGTGGcccgccccctcctcctcctaatCCACTTGCTCCGCCTCCTGCTGCTGCCGCTCGCTCCTCATTGGTCACTTTCCGCTCCTCCAGCAGGTGAAGCGACGTAGACGATGACGTCCCGGCTCCGTGGGCGGGTCCGGTGCTCAGTCCGTTCCCGTGGTGATGGGAGAAGGGGAACGCCTGCGGGGTCAGGGTGTTGCCTACGACGGCCATGAAGCCCAGACTGGACCCGGAGCCGCTGGCGCCGCTGACTCCAGGTTTGCCGTCCTTGCCGTTGTTGCAGTTCTGGTTCTTCTCGTACTGGTGGTGCCGCAGAGCCTTCATGTTCTTGATTGGCAGCTCGGGGGTGGAGTCTGGTGTTGGCAGACCAGAGAGCTCGCCATCAGCCTGGGAGAGAGACTGAACAGAGGTTAGACCCACAGGAACCAGCATGTGATCTGACATGACAGAGATGCAACAGATATGACTCAGACGCAAATGAGGTGGTTTTGGAGGAATCAAACCGTCAGTTCATTTGTTTAAACACACAGAAGACACGTCATGCTTTTTTAAAATTCCTCAGTTGGTCTAAAATGCCACAACACTTCATATATACTGGTAGTAACTGGGAAATGGAAGCAGATGAAGTAATTTTGTTTGATAAAACTCATTAATGCAGAATTTATTTCAGCATCAGACAGATCTTAACTAGTGCTCTGGTGTGTGTTTAATCTTCAGCTGCAAACACCAAGTAAACATTTGTAGGACATGAATCTTCAGTAGATATAGGCGCCGTGGGTTCTATATTTCTATAATTGGCAGGCTGATCATGCTCTGCCTTGTTTGTTGAAGTCGTTCCGTCTGAATGACTTTGTTTCAGTCATTTTATTGGATTCTTGATGTTTACGGGTGATTCATCAGCCTGAGCACTTCATTCTGAAAGGGGATTCagacttttttgttttatgtcaaagtaaaatgaatgacattttcccAACATTAGTAATCAAGAATACATTTCCACAAATCTGCTTAAAATTCATGTACAACTCTCTTCTCAACGTCTGCAGAATCTGCCTGAGGATGCTGCCGTTTTTCAGATTCCCTCAGTTTCCGTTTTAATACTTTAGTAAATCTAAAATAGAGTTTAATGTATGTGTCGTAGCTCTGAGTCTAAGTCATGACCCTGTTTTTGGTTGAGTTTGACCTCATCCACCCTCAGCGTCTGGTCCTGATGGGTCATCCTACCTGGGACAGGCTGAGCTCAGGGTCTCCCAGAGACAGACCCTGATGTCCAGGAGTGTGGAGGTGAGACTCAGATCGACCGTTTGGGATGAACGAACTGTACATTTTAGGAGTGGAGACGTCCAGTTTGTCCTcctggaagaggaagaagaagaaaaggaagaggcagaggaagaagaggaagaagaagaagaagaagaggaaaaggaggaggaagaggaagaggaagagaaagaggaagacgaagaagaaaagaaggaggaagaggaagagaaagaggaagaaaaagaagaagaagaaaaggaggaggaagaggaagagaaagaggaagaagaagaggaagaagaagaaaaggaggaggaagagaaagaggaagaagaagaagaagaaaaggaggaggaagagaaagaggaagaagaagacaaagaagaaaaagaagaggcaGAGGAagtagaagaaaaggaagaagaagaaaaggaagaagaggaggaagaacaaAGCATTAACTAACTGTTTCCAGGACAAAGATGAAAATCATGTAAAGACgctacaagatgaaaacaaaataagatacaaaatgACAAAACGATGCAACAAAATGATAATGATGTAAAAGCTGCTATAAGATTTGCCTGGTTTGCTATTGTATGATTAGcctatttatctgtttatttatttatgtgttgttttctctttttttctctctcctcttctttcttttatatcttcttCTTATTCTAGTAAATGTTCTTGTACTTGTAGAATCTAAGCCCTTTTTCTGTACTTGGCTGGAACCGTTCAGGCTGAGTacactttcctatatctgtcatgtctAAGGGTTTTCTTCCAGTGCATTAGTCCTTCGTAATCTATGTGatggttttattatgttggtcgtttgttCAGAACAGACGGAAATGAGCTTTTCTGCTAagtctggtgcatgcatcttgttctttgtaactaatgccaaaacacactgtcctgtaactgaatgaataaacacaaaaaaatagatGAGCACGATGAATAaggatgaataaaaatgaaaacataaaatatacaacttcttgtttgtttgttttcaaaactATGACAGACATAAAAAatggaacaagatgaaaatattgtTATGATAAAAGCAACAAACCTAATAtgacaaaaacaagataaaatacaaggaaaagatgcaacaagaagaaaatgtAAGGGATGCAACAAGATGTCAATCACATAAAAGACTCAAtaagatgcccccccccccaagaaaaaaaaaaaaaaaaaactatgtaaagacaacatgaaaacaatataaaagacagaAAAGGGCGTCAGAACATGTGGGCTGACCTTGGGCTGTCCGTCCAGAAGCCCGTTGAGTTTGGCGAGGGATCGCAGCGACAGGGCGTGAGGCAGCGACGCCTCGGGGTCCTTCCCC
This DNA window, taken from Sphaeramia orbicularis chromosome 11, fSphaOr1.1, whole genome shotgun sequence, encodes the following:
- the LOC115428200 gene encoding myb-like protein A — translated: MEEKKKQEDGLSDVKHLLKTEEWPPLFCSRSISSAKSAKTGSTAGRRQTSLRSHNVRMCLETASEKSFCARGVGVCPGKALQHTNTKKKKKKKKKKKRSKVWERQAASEADGGSLCNLNEGKWDERRQSREQRRPVFRLSGLFPPPIAVPAGNEAFRGPRGAGFEQDIEGDHSSQADSCHADVMATTRNHESAADSAYGVRRLPDLDPRSTANVHYTLLIACVLVAFFLGAILSGFLVSCYCSRSAAHRARRMGKDPEASLPHALSLRSLAKLNGLLDGQPKEDKLDVSTPKMYSSFIPNGRSESHLHTPGHQGLSLGDPELSLSQADGELSGLPTPDSTPELPIKNMKALRHHQYEKNQNCNNGKDGKPGVSGASGSGSSLGFMAVVGNTLTPQAFPFSHHHGNGLSTGPAHGAGTSSSTSLHLLEERKVTNEERAAAAGGGASGLGGGGGGPHHHSSQQSLPQAVVDVSALDELLKHIHEVSASGTGGIKVLTSTSTSSLFPAASGGAHHHHHHHHSQTRTHHYNHSHHHSNHHNNNSNGSGAGGGGGGGAGGGGHHHQQQIPEPESYFSTTTLPSDGLAKSSTSSSSSSSSSNNPTSSTSVPSSSSSSSSTPLQQQVIPERSAVSVTRHHSQRQPLIKMGSSGGAVPRHHSFNQRGTSSHAHFLARMNTNNSNGPPSGGDSQRPVVASACLTRQHSYSEGPHVQRAAVIRRTASLKPQIPPKPLFLPNTATSPVTETGNY